TCTGGTTGCCGCGCAGCCGGGCAGGCGTGGCGGTGGTCGGCGCGCTGCTGAGCACCGCGGCGCTGTTTGGCGCGGGTTCCGCGGCCTGGAACATCCGACTGCAATATGGCCCGCGTGATCCCAGCCTCGCCTGCGGTTCCAGCCTGCCGTTCCCCATCGATCTGAATGCCCCCGGGTGGCCGGAGTGGTTCGTGGCGCTGATCCGTCCGGTGGGCGATTGCAGCCAGGTGGATTTCACGCTGTTTGGCGTATCGGTGCCGATCTGGACACTGCTCACTTGCATCACGCTCTTGGCGATCACTTTCGTGCTGTGCCGCTTGCGTTGGCGCGAGCTGGGAGCGCGCGCATGACGCTGACGGAACTGCGCTATATCGTTGCCGTGGCGCGTGAGCGCCACTTCGGCCGTGCCGCGGCGAGTTGCTTTGTTTCGCAGCCGACGCTGTCGGTGGCGGTGAAAAAGCTGGAGGACGAACTCGGCGTGACGCTGTTCGAACGCTCGGCCGGCGATGTGACGCTGACGCCGATCGGCGAGCGCATCGTCGAGCAATCGCAGGCGGTGCTCGAGGAAGTGCAGGTGATCAAGCAGCTGGCCGAGCAGGGCAAGGACCCGCTGGCCGGGCCGTTGCGCCTTGGCATGATCTACACCATCAGCCCCTATTTGCTGCCGCACCTGATCCCGGCGCTACGCGAACGCGCGCCGCAGATGCAGATCCTGCTGGAAGAGAACTACACCTCGCGGCTGGCGGAGATGCTGAAGCAGGGCGAGATCGACGTGGCCATCGTCGCCGAGCCGTTTCACGAGAGCGGCATCGTCACCCAGGCGGTGTACGACGAACCCTTCGTTGTCGCTACGCCGAAGGGCCACGCTTGGGAGCGTCAGGACGTGGTCGATTCGGAGCAGCTCTCCGAGGAGAACGTGCTGCTGCTGTCGCCGGGCAACTGCTTTCGCGACCATGTGCTGCAGACCTGCCCGGATCTCAACCGCGAATCGGTGTCGGCCGGCAGCAGCCTGCAGCGTACCTTGCAGGGTTCTTCGCTGACCACCATCCGCCATATGGTGGCTGGTGGTATCGGCGTGACGGTACTGCCGATCACCTCGGTGACCACGGCTGACGACGCGCTGCTCACCATACGCCCGTTCGCCGAGCCGGTGCCGACCCGTCGCGTGGTGCTGGCGTGGCGCAAGAACTTCCCGCGCGCCGCAGCCGTGGGCGCAGTGCGTCAGGCCGTGCTGGCGGCTCCATTGCCTGGTGTCGAATACCTGCCCGAAGCAACGGCCAGCGCCTGATCTTTTCCTACTGAATCCGGAGTACCCATGTCCGACCCCGTTGTCATCGTCGGCGCTGGCCTTGCCGCCTACAACTGCGCGCGCGAGTTCCGCAAGCTCGATTCCTCGACCCCGCTGACCATCGTCACTCGCGACGGTGGCGGTTTCTATTCCAAGCCCATGCTGTCGAATGCACTGGCTGGCAACAAGACGCCGCAGTCGCTGGTGATGAAACCGGTAGAAAAGATGGCTGAGGAGCTGAATGCCACCATCCTGGTCCGTCGCGAGGTCGTCTCGGTCGATGCAGCAGCACGCTCGCTGCAGCTCGATGACGGCACCACGCTGGCTTGGCGCGATCTGGTGTTGGCGCTTGGCGCCGATCCGATTCGGCTGTCGCTGGCTGGCAGTGCTGCAGGCGATGTGTTGTCGGTGAACGATCTGGACGACTAC
This region of Chitinolyticbacter meiyuanensis genomic DNA includes:
- a CDS encoding hydrogen peroxide-inducible genes activator, producing the protein MTLTELRYIVAVARERHFGRAAASCFVSQPTLSVAVKKLEDELGVTLFERSAGDVTLTPIGERIVEQSQAVLEEVQVIKQLAEQGKDPLAGPLRLGMIYTISPYLLPHLIPALRERAPQMQILLEENYTSRLAEMLKQGEIDVAIVAEPFHESGIVTQAVYDEPFVVATPKGHAWERQDVVDSEQLSEENVLLLSPGNCFRDHVLQTCPDLNRESVSAGSSLQRTLQGSSLTTIRHMVAGGIGVTVLPITSVTTADDALLTIRPFAEPVPTRRVVLAWRKNFPRAAAVGAVRQAVLAAPLPGVEYLPEATASA
- a CDS encoding disulfide bond formation protein B, which gives rise to MRWRVPFLLLFLACVGMIAFALYHQYVNWVMPCLMCVYQRLAVIAFGLVSLLATIWLPRSRAGVAVVGALLSTAALFGAGSAAWNIRLQYGPRDPSLACGSSLPFPIDLNAPGWPEWFVALIRPVGDCSQVDFTLFGVSVPIWTLLTCITLLAITFVLCRLRWRELGARA